The DNA segment GGAGAGGAGCGGCACCTCGGGAGAGTCCACTCACGAGAAGCTGTCGGAGGCCGGTCGCAAGGGAGCGGAGGCCCAGCCGACGGAGGCCAAGCGCAAGGGAGGAGAACACTCTCACAAGAACGATTGAGGCAGCCAAAGTTCCTCACCTTAAACCCGTTCCTTTTTTTAGCTATAATATTTTTGTACGTCGATAACCTCATCCAAAGTCCTTTCCTAAGTGATCCATTGAATGAAGTCCAGAAAGGATGAAGTTCAAACCTGACAGGCGTTCAGAACAGGATTATGATAAGGGGTTTAAGGGACCAGCGTGATGTAATATTCATGGTTCGTTCGGCTTTCCTTCCTCGCAGCCCTTTTCCTGCATCTTATGCTTATTCTCCATCCACATTTCCTTCATCTTATGCATGCGCATATTCCTCATTATGTTCCCAGAGACCATGGCGGAAACGGTCGCCGCCACCCATACTACCCACAGCATCATGATGTACATCTTGAGCATCTTCAGCATACTTGCCCCTCGTTTACGACCTATAGTGGGGAGTTGATATTCTTTTTGCGCTACTATGGCGTAACATGCGTCTCGCTCTTCAAGAACACGTTCTCTGAATGCCGAGTACATGAATACCAATATCTCAATAATATCGCCATCTAGGAGAAGCTAAGAAGGAGCTTGGCCGAAGCGATCGAGAAGTGAGTCACTCCTTCCTTTAATCATGTGGAGTGAGGATTAACCGTTCTTTGATCCCTGGAGAGCTCAATCCTCCTCTCCGCGGATGGTCCCGATCTCTTCCTTCGAGACCTTATCTCGGATGGTGGCCTCCTTTCTCCTCTCGGTAACGAACCTGATGTTTGGCGCCGTATTCGAATATGTATTACCTAGCTCGTCAACAAGCTCCGCCCTATTATCCAAACGGTTGATGCTCCTACTGGCTTCCTCAGGCGTCTCAAAGTCCCTCGTTCCGAAGTATTCCGAGCTCATACGAATCGGGGTCATTCGCTCATCTCTCTTGGCCATGCCGACCGCATCCGTATTTGTACCTGTTCCTGAGGTGGGGTGATCGTTGAGTATGGGTGGATCTCAGACCTCAGACGGCGCGGTCGGTTCAGATGGCTTTGCCATCTGAGCCATTTCCTCAATTCGCATCAAAGCCGGAACGAAGAACGATCCTACGCCAACCACCAGGAGAGATGATCCGGCGAGCAGATACCAAAGCTCCACGCCCATTGTATCTGAAAGAGGTCCAGCGATCACCAGGCTCAGGGGGGTCATGATGGTGACCCCGCTGATGATTATGGAAAATATTCGGCCTTGCATCTCCGGAGGTACGCCCGTCTGCATGATGGCTAAAACTGAAGCGTTGATGATGGGAAACATCATGCCGACCACGAGCAGGAGGCCAAGGGCCATCATCAGGCCGGAAGCCGGGGTCAGGCCCACCAGGAGGATGCCGGCTCCGACCACCGAGATGCCGACGAGTACCGTCACAATGCGCTTCTTGAAGCCTCCCCACACTCCCATGAGCACGCCCCCAATGATCATCCCGATACCGGCCATCGACTCCATGGACGCGTACTCCATCGCACCTCCGCCAAAGTGATTTACTGCCATGATGGGCAGTAGGGAGAAGGTAGGCGATATCAGGAAGTTGACGACCATGAACACCGCCAACAAGCTTATCACCCCGGGCCACGACCGCAAGAATCCGGCAGCTTCCTTGAGGTCCTCCTTCATGGAGGTCTTCGGCCCCGGCCTTCTTTCTGGTTGAGGGATGGACACGACCATAAGGGTCCCTATTGCCAGGACGGTGGTCGCAATGTCGGCGATGAGGACGTCCCCGACAGGAAGCATCGCGATCAGCACCGCGCCCAGAGGGGGCGCGAATATAGTGGCGACACCACGGACCGACTCGTTCAGTCCATTTACCTTAGTAAGGAACTTCTCAGGCACCATCATGGTGGTGGAGGCTTGGAAGGCTGGCCACAGGAACCCGGCGAACGATGATCGAATGAATATCATGACATAGATGACCCAAACCTCGGCCAGATCTAGGGTGAAGATGATCACTAGCATGGTGGTCAGAGCCGCGATGCCAATATTGGCGAATATCATGACCCGACGACGGTTCCATCTGTCCAACTTCGTCCCGGCAAGTGGAGTAATGATTATTTGTGGCAGTAGGGCCATTATCATTCCGAAGGCCAGGACGGTGGCGGAATGGGTCTGCATGGTTAGCCACCATACCAGGGTGAACTGGACCAGCTCCGCGCCGAAGAAGGAGCAGGCCTGCCCTGTCCACATGGTCACAAATCGCCTAACCCACTTGCTATTCTCGTCCACTGCCATAGCTGACTTCCTAGCATCATGTAGAAAGATAAAGACTTACCTGATTGCTGGTAGTAAGAACGTCGCGCGGATCATGTGGGCTTCGCATCACCCGATCGACTAGCTGGACCTGTATTGACTGTTGGCAGTCTACCGTTTCGCTGAAGAGCTCAAATTATTCCTCACAGACGATGATCCCAAATGGTCCCCCATCTCGCAGAACCATAGTTCTATCCTATTATCTAAACAAACAGAATCGAGCTAGAGATCCTGCCTCCAGTTCAAATATCAAAGGGGCATTATCGCTACCAATATTTCGGCAGATATCGCAGACATCGGTAGGCGCGCGAGACAATCAAAGTAAAATGCCAGCGCACCACCGAAAAAGGGGAGAACGGCTCCAGGGATGGTTAACGGGTGCGTTGCGCCCCTGAACCGATGAAGTTGGAACTGGTAAGAAAAAAATCGATGCAGGGCCGAAATGGCGTAAATGGGTGCCTGTTTGCAGATAAGCAAACCAAATGCGTATCGACCGCAGGGCTGAGAACACACCATTAGAACTTGATCTGGGTAATGCCAGCGGAAGGATGAAGATGAAATCAATCAATAAAAAAGACGTTCAAGATCAGATGATCCAGGCAGTGGAAATCGTAAGAAAACAAAATCCGATGGTGGGGTCGATTACGAACGCCGTCACCATCAACTTCGTGGCCAATGCGCAACTTGCCGTCGGAGGGTCCGCCGCCATGGTCTACCTGCCCGATGAGGGTGAGTTCCTCGCGAGAGCAAGCGGTGCCACCTATGTGAACGCGGGTACTCTGTTGCCGGTCTACGAACAGACCCTGCCCCGTACGGTCAAGGCCCTACATGAATTAGGGAAACCATGGGTCCTGGATCCGGTCGCGGTCGGCATCGGTTCACTTAGAACGGACCTGTTGCGGCAATTCAGGGAGTTCAAGCCTACCGTCATCAGGGGGAACGCTTCGGAAATTCTCGCGCTGGCCGGCCTATGGGGGCTGGACGGCGGGACCGACGGATCTCATGTTCGTGGCGTCGATTCTACCGATTCGGTGATCGCCGCAAAGGCCGCGGCCGTGGCTCTGGCGAAGTGGACGGGCGGGGCCGTTGCCGTTTCCGGCGAGACGGATCTGGTAACAGATGGCTCCGTCATAGCCCTTTCTCATGGAGGATCTCACTTCATGAACAAGATCACCGGGTCGGGTTGTTCGTTGGGCGGTGTAGTCGCCGTTTATGCGGCTGTAGCTTCGCCGTTCATCGCAGCGCTCACCGCTACAGCGATGTACAATGTGGCGGGGGCCAGGGCCGAAGGTCGAGCGGATGGCCCCGGAAGTTTTCAGGTGGCATTCCTCGACGAACTGTACAAGGCTACCGCGGCAGATGTTGCTCAAAGCTCATTTGAGATCGAGGAAGTGTGATCTATGAACACGCTTGTTGCTATCGCCATCACCCCTTGTGGCATAGGTGATGAGCTCGCGCCTGAAGTGGCTGAGGTCGTGCGAATAATAAGATCCTCAGGGTTGCCGAATCGCACGACCTCCATGTTCACGGAGATCGAAGGCGAGTGGGATGATGTGATGAAGGTCGTGAAAGACGCAACGTTCATCCTCGCCAACAAAGGGATCCGCACGGAGGTTGTACTGAAAGCCGATGTGCGCCCCGGATTCGCGGACATGATCCATGCCAAAGTGGAGAAAGTGAACGACATCCTGAACGGACAAAACGAACATGAGAGAAAAATTTGACATATCCGCATACTTCGTGGTCGGACCCGAGAACACCAAAGGACGGCCCGTTCGTCAGATCATCAAAGATGTGATCGAGGCCGGATTCACCTGCGTGCAGATACGGTCGAAAACAGCCTCGGCTCGTGAATTGATCAAGCTGACCCATGAGGCTTCTGACGTGATCGCTGAGCTCGGCAGGTCAGATGAAGTAACCTTACTGGTGGACGACCGCCTCGATGTTATTCTGGCGGCAAGAAAGCAGGGGGCAAAGGTGGATGGAATACATGTCGGACAATCTGATATCCCGGTGGAGATCTGTCGGGAGTACCTGGGTGACGACTCGGTCATCGGCCTCTCGGCCAGAACCAGCGAGCTATTTGATTACATCAGAACGGTGGATGTCAGTCAGATAGATTATTTTGGTGCTGGGCCGCTGCATGAGACAAGCACGAAACCGGATTGTGGGATGGGTCCGAACGGTAAGGTGATCACCAGGAGCTTCGCCGAAGTCGCTGAACTGGCTAGGCTTAGTCCGGTCCCGGTCGTTGTCGGCGGCGGTGTCAAGCTTTCCGACATACCTCCGCTCGCAAGAACGGGGGCCGATGGTTTCTTTGTGGTGTCAGCGGTGGCTGAGGCCGATGATCCAAAGGCAGAGGCAATTAGGCTGGTTGAGGAATGGAAAACGAATAGGGTTCGGTCACGGTGATCAAATGCACCTGGGTGTTGTGTGGATGAGCACCCTCGTCGCGATGCCGCTTTGAATGTGCAGTACACGTAGTACGGCACACAAATATTTCATTAACTGATGTGACCGCCGATCATCAGTGTTTGTAGATCGCCTGAAGAATCGCTTCAAATCTGTTGTCGATTTGCCGTTTCTCTCTTCCAGAGCAGGGGGCCGCTTTGCTAATGTGCGCTCGTTGCTCCCTTCGCGGCCGTCTTACGTCTTGAACGCATCGGGAGAATAGACCCCTTTATTTCCACTCCAAATTACAGGAGTTGATAATGAGAATGATTGGATCGTTTTGGAAGAGACTCATGCTCCTGAGGGCATGGGACCGATAATGTCGGCTAGAGGAGCACGCCCATGGTGATCGAAAGATGAGATTGAAACCCAGCGGACGGTCGCGTAAGCCCTACGGGATAAGCGGTGGCAATTTTTCAGCAAAGCACATCAAACGCTAACAGCCTCGGTTCCGGCCGAACGATCAACGGATTGGGCACTCGAACAAGAGTGATGCTACGGACGACAGCACCAATCAATATCTCAACTAGATAGATTGCATATATGGGGGCCGTTAATCGGCGCATAGCTGCTAGAGGTCAGGCTTTAGCATTGATGTGAAATAATCTCGCTATCGGGAATGATTTTGGTTAGTCAATAAATAAATAACGACAATAATAAACAATGGTTATGTCCTTGATGGAATGGTCCCAAGATTACAGTGTCAATGTCAAGGAGATTGATGAGCAGCACAAGAACCTCATTCGGATGATCAACGAACTCCATGATGCGATGGTTAAAGGGCAGGGTCGTTCTATGGTGGGGAAGATACTGAGCGACATGACAGAATATGCGAAGAAACACTTCGCCACCGAAGAGAGGTATATGAAAAAGTTCAATTATCCAGGATATAACGCGCATCACCTCGAGCATGAACGATTCGTAGAGAAAGTATCTACGTTCAAGGACGATTTCGATGCTCATCGCCTTGACCTTACTATCGATGTGATGAACTTCCTGTTCGATTGGCTCAAGAACCATATTCTGACCGTCGATAAGAAGTTCGGTCCGTTCTTCAATTACAACGGATTGACCTAGATCAGTGACCATTGGCCGTTCGGCCTTGTCATAGTCTAGCTCAGCTCATTATCCCAACGCTCAACACGGCCGAGCGTTGGAGTGAATTACTTCCAAGACCGAAGTTGATGAGCTCCCTTAGCGCGTCTGCTTTGTATTGCACCGCCCTTCATGGTAACTGTATCGGCACGAACAGTGTAAACAATGAATGAAAAGGCGCATGCGTGAACAGTAAATGGTGCTTTATTTTATTATATGATT comes from the Methanomassiliicoccus sp. genome and includes:
- a CDS encoding bacteriohemerythrin, with the protein product MSLMEWSQDYSVNVKEIDEQHKNLIRMINELHDAMVKGQGRSMVGKILSDMTEYAKKHFATEERYMKKFNYPGYNAHHLEHERFVEKVSTFKDDFDAHRLDLTIDVMNFLFDWLKNHILTVDKKFGPFFNYNGLT
- the thiM gene encoding hydroxyethylthiazole kinase codes for the protein MKSINKKDVQDQMIQAVEIVRKQNPMVGSITNAVTINFVANAQLAVGGSAAMVYLPDEGEFLARASGATYVNAGTLLPVYEQTLPRTVKALHELGKPWVLDPVAVGIGSLRTDLLRQFREFKPTVIRGNASEILALAGLWGLDGGTDGSHVRGVDSTDSVIAAKAAAVALAKWTGGAVAVSGETDLVTDGSVIALSHGGSHFMNKITGSGCSLGGVVAVYAAVASPFIAALTATAMYNVAGARAEGRADGPGSFQVAFLDELYKATAADVAQSSFEIEEV
- a CDS encoding MFS transporter, which encodes MAVDENSKWVRRFVTMWTGQACSFFGAELVQFTLVWWLTMQTHSATVLAFGMIMALLPQIIITPLAGTKLDRWNRRRVMIFANIGIAALTTMLVIIFTLDLAEVWVIYVMIFIRSSFAGFLWPAFQASTTMMVPEKFLTKVNGLNESVRGVATIFAPPLGAVLIAMLPVGDVLIADIATTVLAIGTLMVVSIPQPERRPGPKTSMKEDLKEAAGFLRSWPGVISLLAVFMVVNFLISPTFSLLPIMAVNHFGGGAMEYASMESMAGIGMIIGGVLMGVWGGFKKRIVTVLVGISVVGAGILLVGLTPASGLMMALGLLLVVGMMFPIINASVLAIMQTGVPPEMQGRIFSIIISGVTIMTPLSLVIAGPLSDTMGVELWYLLAGSSLLVVGVGSFFVPALMRIEEMAQMAKPSEPTAPSEV
- a CDS encoding thiamine-binding protein: MNTLVAIAITPCGIGDELAPEVAEVVRIIRSSGLPNRTTSMFTEIEGEWDDVMKVVKDATFILANKGIRTEVVLKADVRPGFADMIHAKVEKVNDILNGQNEHERKI
- a CDS encoding thiamine phosphate synthase, with the translated sequence MREKFDISAYFVVGPENTKGRPVRQIIKDVIEAGFTCVQIRSKTASARELIKLTHEASDVIAELGRSDEVTLLVDDRLDVILAARKQGAKVDGIHVGQSDIPVEICREYLGDDSVIGLSARTSELFDYIRTVDVSQIDYFGAGPLHETSTKPDCGMGPNGKVITRSFAEVAELARLSPVPVVVGGGVKLSDIPPLARTGADGFFVVSAVAEADDPKAEAIRLVEEWKTNRVRSR